From the Amblyraja radiata isolate CabotCenter1 chromosome 14, sAmbRad1.1.pri, whole genome shotgun sequence genome, one window contains:
- the itm2b gene encoding integral membrane protein 2B, producing MVKVAFNSALSQKAPKKDENNETLIIPEKDPEDEVVPFRHQSRVWCWCMCLGLALMLSGVVVGGAYLYRYFIVQEGEVFFCGLKYSDPKDYLVPDIAADSQVAPYQSIEENICILEDDEVELISVLVPDFADGDPADIVHDFHRGLTAYLDLGLNKCYVIPLNSSIVMPPRSLFELLINIKAGTYLPQSYLIHEEMVVTDYIENVDELGFFIARLCHGKKSFKLQRRDLAKGIQKRNASKCFKIIHFESEVAVETRVCEQ from the exons ATGGTGAAAGTGGCCTTCAACTCGGCGCTGAGCCAGAAGGCGCCCAAGAAGGATGAAAACAATGAGACGCTCATCATCCCTGAGAAG GATCCAGAGGATGAAGTCGTACCATTTAGACACCAATCACGTGTCTGGTGCTGGTGTATGTGTCTTGGACTAGCTCTCATGTTGTCCGGTGTTGTGGTTGGTGGTGCATATCTCTACCGATATTTTATCGTACAG GAAGGTGAAGTTTTCTTCTGTGGTCTCAAGTACAGTGATCCTAAAGACTATCTTGTTCCTGATATTGCTGCTGATTCACAAGTAGCTCCATACCAATCTATTGAAGAAAATATTTGCATTTTGGAGGATGATGAAGTTGAACTGATCAGTGTTCTTGTCCCAGACTTTGCTGATGGTGATCCAGCAGATATTGTTCATGATTTCCACAGG GGTTTGACAGCATATCTTGATCTGGGTTTGAATAAATGCTATGTGATTCCACTAAATTCATCTATTGTCATGCCACCACGCAGTTTGTTTGAATTGCTAATCAACATCAAG GCTGGCACCTATTTGCCCCAGTCTTACTTGATCCATGAAGAGATGGTGGTTACTGATTATATTGAAAATGTGGATGAGCTTGGATTTTTTATTGCACGTCTTTGTCATGGGAAGAAGAGCTTCAAGCTTCAACGTAGAGATCTTGCAAAAG gAATCCAAAAGCGGAATGCATCGAAGTGTTTCAAGATTATTCATTTTGAAAGTGAAGTTGCTGTCGAAACTCGTGTCTGTGAACAATAA
- the med4 gene encoding mediator of RNA polymerase II transcription subunit 4, protein MAALERSTRDKLLGVLDDVEVLCRELIEILALSRNQKIAQPGEENHILNLLIQKDGEFQEIVKVALEQGKTQEEMHILEKEMEKRDGDIQQLQKQLKEAEHVLATAVYQAKEKLKSIEKARKGAISSEELIKYAHRISASNAVAAPLTWVPGDPRRPYPTDLEMRSGILGQQSNLSTNGVNGHLPGDALAAGRLPDVLAPQYPWQSNDMPLNLLPPNHNNDFMLEPPGHNKENEDDVEVMSTDSSSSSSDSD, encoded by the exons ATGGCGGCCTTGGAGAGAAGTACCAGGGATAAGCTGCTAGGAGTGTTGGATGATGTGGAAGTCTTGTGTAG GGAATTAATAGAAATTCTTGCATTATCAAGAAACCAGAAAATTGCACAACCAGGAGAAGAAAACCAC ATCTTGAATTTACTGATTCAGAAGGATGGAGAATTCCAAGAAATAGTAAAAGTTGCATTAGAGCAAGGTAAAACCCAGGAGGAAATGCACATTCTCGAGAAAGAGATGGAGAAACGAGATGGTGACATCCAGCAGTTACAGAAGCAGCTCAAAGAGGCTGAGCACGTATTA GCAACTGCTGTGTATCAAGCCAAAGAGAAGTTAAAATCTATAGAGAAAGCAAGAAAAG GTGCAATCTCGTCTGAAGAACTTATTAAATATGCTCACAGGATAAGTGCCAGTAATGCTGTAGCAGCACCATTAACATGGGTGCCAG GTGATCCAAGGAGACCATATCCTACTGATCTGGAAATGAGGAGTGGAATTCTGGGTCAGCAAAGTAACCTTTCAACCAATGGAGTAAATGGGCATTTACCTGGCGATGCATTGGCCGCAGGCAGATTACCAG ATGTACTTGCTCCTCAATACCCATGGCAATCAAATGACATGCCCCTCAATCTATTGCCTCCAAATCACAACAATGATTTTATGCTGGAGCCTCCCGGACATAACAAAGAAAACGAAGATGATGTGGAAGTTATGTCAACTGATTCTTCAAGCAGCAGTAGTGACTCTGACTGA